tctcctttcttcctttctttttttcttccctctcttcctatccttttctttcccttcctttcccTTATCCTTTggtttttctcctttttggggggggggtgggggtggcaAGGCGCCTTCCGTCGCCACCCATGCCAAAGGATCGATTAGcgagtgctgaaaatttctgtTGAAAAAAGATAAATGGTGCAGTTTTCATATTATGTTAGTGGTTAGGTCTTACATAAAGTCACGTTTACGAACAGATGAATTCATATTGCTAAAGAGTTCACGTTGACACACTTGAGGCAAAAACATTACCTAAAACCTACTAATCTGCTTACGGAATACAatagcgatttttttttctccattcattttattcaataaaGCATCGAGCGTGTGACCAAGACTTCCAAAACCTAATAATACGTCcgcttttttattcattccaaATTATTTAGTTATTATGAAAGAGGCTGTTATGATAAGGGGCGCGCCCgacaatttcacatttttcttccattttcacaTACATTTTTGTTCGAGAAATTTATTATCGCATATTAAAATccatacagagagagagatgattTATCACAGATATTTGTACGTTTTATATTCATCTAAAGCTCGTTGGCGCTTGCATTCCCActgatttctttgtttgaagTATGAAACATAATTACTTTGTATCACGTGGATCAATTTTTGATATATGCTGTAcctgctgctgctacttctacGACAACCTCCACCACCATGGCTTTACACATATTTCCCCcctggttgggggggggggggggacgcatgaacaaataaaaacaatcaaaagcgAGAGAGCGAAGCATTGGAGCTTGTCTGAGGTTTACATTTGTAAAAGTGAAACTGAACGATTTCGTGCACAGTTTTGGTGaattatattgcattttttgttgaaaaattcaagttttcattttttgtgtgggggggggggtgcaactGCCCTCTGACCCctttgctgcgtacgaccatgcCAGCTATTACTACTTTTAGcaatactactgctacttcaaCTACTGTCACAATTGCATAAATCTAAAATATAATCGTTTTGTTTTACAGGACCAGTGGGAGCATACTTTTATCAAAGACTCCGTGGCGGCTTTCGAAGGTGTCTTGTGATGACTGGGGCAGTGTTAGCAACATCAGGACTCGTACTGGCATCGTTCGTCAACAATGGTGTAGGACTAGCTCTTTGCCTTTCTCTTGCAGGTATGGACATTTTCATGGTAGCGATAAAAGTATAATGTTGTAAGGAGCATCgttgatgacgatggtggtggtgatagtgttGATGAgagtgattatgatgatgatggagacgatgatgatgatgatgaagacgttGAAGATAGGCCTAATTGTAGTagtgataataacaataaaaatgatagcgAAAAGAATCCTTttaacgatgatgatgttgatgatataattataatgacgcaaataataaatttgtaaaagcaATAGTAATTACCGAATAAAAAGACTAAACATATATATTGCCTGATCTCTGCCCTTGGGGCAATATCGATCACAAAATGACATTGGACACCATGTGACAACAATGGATGCCTGACTCAGGTTGAAATAATTTGGCTTGGTTGTATAACTTTGCCTCATGCAGGACTTGGCTCCAACATTCTGTCGATATCGTTAATAATCACCATGAACAACCAGTCCGGTGATGACTTTGGAATCTTCTACGGCATTGGCAATTCAGGATATGCCTTTGGGATGGCCCTTGTGCCACCACTTGCTGACTACCTGATGGGAATCTACGGCTGGAGAGGGTCCTTACTGGTCATTGGAGGCATCATGGGACACCTgatacctttgaccttgatggTGGGCCTCGACATAGAGGGTGTTTCAAATATTGAACTTGACAATTCACATCCCAATGAACGAACGACTGACGAGCCCTTTGATACCATCGCCGAAGAAACAAGCCCTTGCACTTCAGGGATTCAGACAGCGCCACTTCATCATTTGAATAAAGCACAAGCAGAAACAAAAGACGTTGATAACACCGCCTCGCTGGAGGAATTCAGTTCAGAGACAAGCGAAGATACATCTTTAATACAGGGTTCGTCCACTGGTAAATGGGATAAGGACGTTTCTAACAAGTACAATGTGCATGCCGGGAAAGGGCGTTATAGTCAAACGATTTGTTCCGATCTTTACGCCTTTGGTTGCCGAATCGTCCAGGACTCGATCTATAATCAAGACCGTCTGATGATCCTTTTAATGTTCCTCTCTGCGGTGTACGCAATTATAAATGGTGGTTGGTACTCCTTCCTCATCCCACGTGCAGTTGCACTGATCGATAAACCATCCAAAGCATTATGTATTGCTTACTCCGGAGCTGTTGCAACCTTCGTCGGCCGCTGCTCCAGCGGAATACTCGTCGGGTCCAAACTATGCGATGGGAAAtacttgtttcttttctttactttaCTCAACATCGCGTCACTTCTTGTAGATATCTTTGTACCGAAAATTCCCGTAATGATTGTGACGTCATTTATTACGTCACTGATGATTGCTGAGAGGAACGTTCTCTTATTGGTGATTTGTAAGGACAGAGCTCATCAGTCCCACTTCCCAGTCATACTAGCTTCTTATCAGATTGCGTTTGGAGTCGGGACGTTCCTCGGATCTTCGTTTGCTGGTAAGACCCGACCCCCTGATTCAAAGGGGCTTATAATCGATTTTGCACATCCACTAGTGGAGGTTGACCTAAGCTCTTATAATCGAGAGTTTTCACTGCGGGACGCAGAATGCTTTCAGGAAcgtagaaaatgtattgtaaaaTGCCCTTCAGGATAATGAGCAACtgagaagtctttgtcgaaaattggcaaatcaaacagcagtttcgtcctggactctggacccctctggacaaacgacatattacttttaatttttcgtcagctcctaAATTTAGGACGAAACCGCCGTTCTGGTTCGCCAACaatcgacaaagacctccccgttgttcattgtcattttacgGGTATTTTCAATACGTTTACTGCGCTCTTGAATCCGTCCCCGTACGTTGCAGAGTGAAAAGTTTCTAATTACACCAAACTACGATTACATCGTTATGAtcatctggggagcgtttcatcaacatttttgtccgacaagttgtcagatctgacaaccttCCCTGATTCTGATTGGGTGAGAgatactgttactatggtaattgtgggataaaacaggacttgtcggataaaatcctttcatgaaacactccccttgTTTCCATTCCCATATGCTCTGTTTTCATACTGGTTTTCTTTAAATATCAGTGCGATAATTTGTATCCGATTTacattactttgtattatgtttggaTTGGAAATGAATCGAATtgaaattattatcatcatcatgttcgCGGATATTTTGTTTAACGATGATGAAATGGTCGACTATGACGACGACGATTATGGTAGTACTAGAAAAAGTATTGACTACAGTATATTGATTAAGTGTATTCGAGAACCAACAAATACAAGCGTTAATAAGTAATTAAAATGCTGACGATAATTAAAGCTATGATGAAGATaatacaaaatagaaaaaaatgatcgttaatgaaagaatattattcataataatgatagtaataccAATATGTTTCGATAGCAAATGTAAATTCTACtaccaaattgatttcatttgaaattcCACAAGGCTCAGTCTTGGGTCCACTACCTTTTATTATCTATATTAAtagtaaatcatcaaacattttatcaattaatCTTATTTGCAGACGActcaaatatatcattttccCATAAGGACCCAAAATATTCACTTAACACAATCAACCAAGAATTGAGACAAGTCTCAGAATGGATAAAGTCCAATTAATTATTgctcaaacaaacaaacaaacatgcttaAATTATAGATTAACTCCCAGGtaacatgattttcaaaatcaataacATGCTAGACTTTAAGTAAAAAACTTCTAGGGATAATTATAGACGACAAACTTTTGTGGAAGgataatttgtttcatattgGAAATCGTTTccttttgaatattgaatgtCTTGAGAATGGTGTTTGTTTGTCTTAGCACCcattttattattgatttcaCACGCAGGTTATGTTGCTGATGTGGCAGGAACCGCCAACGCTTCTTTTATGTTCATCGCAGCGACCGATTTCCTTGTATTCTGTCTGATGCTTCTTTCCGTAATCCTAGACAGGTTGCAGGAACGCAACATTGACGGATGAAAGAGTGGCAATTATGAGCTGAAGTTCAACCAGTGACTGATCCACTCAAGATCAGAGACTATTCGTTCTATGACGCATGACGGAATTAAGAacatagaaaaatatattgtcaaatgccccTCAATGACAAAGTACAACCGAGAaggctttgtcgaaaattggcgAATCGAAGTAGCAgattcgtcctggactctggacaaacgaaatacttgcaattttttgtcagcTCCAAGACTTATGACGAAATTGCTGTACCAGTTCACCCATTCTTGACAAAGGCCTTTCAGCTGTTCATTATCATCTGACGGGTATtgtcaatacatttactgtgttcttgaattcgtCCTCGTTGCAGTTGCAAAAACTCATGGAAGAAAAGCAATATTGGAATTGACGTTAACCACGACTGCAAACCAAAGTTGGACTATTATCTGCCGCTGCTATCTCCCACTCCACGGAAAATTACATGTGAAGAAAGAAAGTTGTACATTAATATGAATAATTATATAAGCTTTGAAAATTGGtaatcccctctctctccctgaCATCTTCcgttttcctctctctctttccctctccacTTAAGATCTTTCTCTTCAATTTTCTCTTCTTATTATTTTGATGTTGTGATAAATAAGAGGAGATTTGTAGTGaatgtgtaaatatttttagaataaCTGTTTGACTAGTATATGCAGTGGCGTATCTAGGATAATCGACGCCCGGGGCAAGTGTTTAAATCGCGCCCTTTTCAAAGTGtattatataaatgtacatatcGAGATACATATGTATacggaggtgccgtggccgagtggtctaaggcgctgACAAGACATTTGGAAGTCCGGGGTTCAATCCCCGGCCACCACacctatgcctgtgagcaaggcatttaatcgacagtgctcttttatcctgctttaaaataaatggaaatgttatATGCATTCTTGGAAACTCGGTGTGGACTTGTTtcttataaaaaatatcaatacgaGTGCAAACATTTTTCAATAGACGTTAAGACGGaatattttttgattttttttgtaatcataaatgtgATTCGTATGATTGTCTTTAAATATCTTAATGGTCAGGCCCCAAGCTATATCTCAGATCTCTTGAAATTAAAATCCCGATCTCATGACCATCACATTCGTAGCTCACAAGATACACTCACACTGCAAGTGCCCCCACACAAGACAAAACACTAGGAGATATGCCATTTCTTATAACAGCCCCTTCCCCTCGACATTAGGAATTCAACAACTTTACatgatttcaaattaaaaataaaaacctttCTATTCCAATAGTATGTACAGCATCTGGGAAGCTCTTGCAACGTAatagaatatatagaaatagttTTCGCGCTATATAAAGGCATATTATTATCTAACTTAACAATGAATGCgggcgcaaagcgcgagctgaaaatgagtgatcttctgatctgaaaaaggagcattaataattgataaattatgaCAAGGAATCAGGGATATCATTAGATAAATTGACCTAATACGACGGCGAAGCGGGAGCCTGTgtttttattcaacattaagaTCTTAAGACTGAATattctaaacaattgatgcgagcgcgaagtgcgcgagccgaaaattatcaatatttagaCCTGAAATCGGGACCTTTTAGGGAAAAGTAATCACACGAAGCGGATCTACAACTAAGAAATTAATGCAGGCACGAGAAACTGAAAGGGGGCAATTTTAAGGAGTATTCTTATGAATTCATGAACTTCCTATACGTATCTTTTCGGCGTAATgtgtgcgcgaagcgcgagctgattttgtTGGTATATCCTCTCCTAAAAAGCGAAAATTGTAACAATTAGTGAAGAGGGTTTGTATCTACCTTATCAAATCAGAGCGTGATTATAAGTCTTTGTTgattaaacaagaaaaaaaaatgtatttcagaaCGGTTTGTAAGAATTAATGAAGAGTAACATATCGAAATGCTTACCCGCACCTAGAGATGAAAAATTATATGATATgcgtttgaaaataaaatatttcaaggaCTGTTTGTTGGAATTCGTGGAAAGAATAAGTATATCACTAATCAAAGATTAGCTATATAGGATACGGTGTATTCATCCTTGGGTAAAAACATGCAAGATTCTTTTTCCACATGGGTTCGAAACTGCATTACGATGGTAATAGCATAGGACGGGGTTAATCACCTTCGGTGGTCTTTTCTGCGACTTAATTCCTTCAGTTTGAATTCTCTGTATACACTAAAAAGTTTACCATTTCTGTTCATTTTgtgttttcctttccttttataTTTGcgctccttttccttttttgtgcccCCTAACGTGCCCCTCCCTAGATAAGCCATTGGGTATACAATATACATGGGTTGATGATGACATTATGTTGTGTTCTTAAAAACTGATCAATCAATTACCTTTTCTCATGAATATTTTCTCCTAAAATCAGTTCTGTGCAAAGTAGTCTTCATGGATGAGGGAGCAGATAGTTTCATCTTCCCACTTTATTTTTATCTTCAATACTGCCACCGTGTTTTCGGTCAAgagtataaaaaaaagacaaaaatgctttATACATgcaaaggatgtactttttgccccaacactccGTGTTTAGGGAGGTTTGAGAAAGATGTGGGAGGTGGCCAGGGCGGTTCTAAACCCAATGAAGATCTAACTAAAGGTAAGGTAAAGCCGAAGTCCGTAACATAGCAATTACAATATCGCTGTTACGCTGTacttatttggggggggggggtcaattgagggaatacttgtcaagtaccgttttgtttccaagaCGCGTCAATACATGTTGGAGTGCATTTTccgaatatggaaaatacttctTTAGgatgctatatatatatatatatatatatatatatattcggctaaatggccgaaagcttgtacgaataaaagttgaagaaatccaggctacgtctctagcttcaatgctttttgagcttcttcgccaatatattactcactgaagcacccacgcaatgtttaggtccttgctcatcacaattatatatatatatatatataatatatatatatattggcgaagaagctcaaaaagcattgaagctagagacgtagcctggatttcttcaacttttattagtacaagctttcggccgTTTAGTTCGGCCTACTTAATtcagatacctgaagaaggcTACGTCTATAtagcttcaatgctttttgagcttcttcgccaataCAGTATATTACTCAAAGCACCCACGCAATGTTTAGGTCCTTGCTCATcacaattatatttataaatatatatatatatatatatatatatatatatatatatatatatatatatatatatatatatatatatacatcatttcTGATGTCCAAATTTTCGGTAGACATCTACCTTCTTCAGGGAAGATTCGTGAATTCGTGAATCTTCCCTGAAGAAGGTAGATGTCTACCGAAAATTTGGAGAGTGAATAAAAGAACTTAATTGTTGGCACttcaaaaactgcattactcgtgaatttgtttcgcatttctgatgtcttattattattattgccaatacgtggaaaaccaagatgcctatatatatatatatatatatatgtgcatctaaaaaaaactatacacttttgaaatggctaccAAATACAAAATATGTCACTATGGGGGAAAATacctatatatatggaaagccattaaagtaaattttcagatgataccaaaaagttggaaaactattcatgcttgagtgagcactacccacttaaacaaagggtatggaaATTAGGCTGGGCAGAAATttgccttccaatttctttcagtttttgagatgcgagtcccttggaacttgcaaagttcaGGGTGTtctgataaatcaatgatcaagcatttatcaatttaggtttttagagcaaatttcaagaataattaaattgaaattaatgcatgagagaacatgaaatacaatttttaagtttttcacgtggatctcagcaatgtgatCATGGAAGGGATAGGACTTAGGTGGGAGAAGTAGGTGGATGGGATAAGGGTCAACAAATCACTtaacccccctccctctctctacccctttcacCCCTCCTGAGAGACAAGCCTTTGCTAGGGggagcaggaattagccttccaggTTTTTTGTAgaggtgagtcctttggaacttgcaaagttaagtgtagggtgttatgctaaattactgaCGAATTAAgatcagttttggtttcttacgcaaatttcatgagttacaaaattgaaatggaatacATGACAGGAATTTTAATTTTAGTGTAATTTTtagtttattatgtggatcttagcaagtgtgcttgtgagagtcagagtaatgtgattgTACCTCATACATGCAAGGGGGGGtgagatagggtaagactgggttaaaggggcattcttctttgtgttctcttacaaattacatgtcatgtactcaCCCCCGCCCTccacccctttctttctcctggaTGGTATTAAAAACTTAAATGCCTCGTGACTTATCATGGTTGAtgggtctttcttttccattgaatgattattaagaacttgactaattatggtgatttatgaaataatttattgaaaaagctgaatgtttgattgaatgattgataagTGAAAGTTGATGACctaattttcagaaattattatcaaattgacagtccTCTCTGGACTTAATGCGTGCATTTAATAGCAATCATTATCAATCTCAACAGGTGGGGGGAAAGgaccaactttttggtgtcatctgaaagttgacttcattggctttccatatatacagtgcgtcccaaaaaaaactatacacttttgaaatggctgccaaataaaaaatgtagcactttggggaaaaagacttacatatatggaaagccaataaagtcaactttcaaatgacaccaaaaagttggaaaactattcatgcttgagcgagcactgcccactgaaacaaagggtatgaaaattagggtgggctggaattagccttccgatttatgtaagtttttgagaggcaaatcctttcgaacttgcaaagttaagggcgatgtgataaattaatgatcaaccatgaccagttttggttgcttaagcaaattttataaattattaaattgaactttaatgcatgagtgaacacaagttacactttttggggagcatttaaactttatcatttggatctctttttgggcagcatttcaaatttatcatgtggatctcagcaatgtgttcatgggcgtcgggagaatagggggtgagataggacttaagtcagagaagtaggttgatggaataagggtcaacagaacattcagcccccgccccctccctctctcccgccctccctcctgttgagagactgatggctattgtcatgtacgcgtgaagtccagagcagaatgttgatttaatgattaattctgaattgggacatcaactttttcctatcaatcatttaatcaacaatttatcagtaaatcaacttattcaatgtgcaatgtgatcaatcaaacattcagtttttttttcaattaattatttcattaatcatcataatcattaaatttcttggtaatcattgaaaaaaaaaactgaccatcagccaccggtcacttggcagttaagttttgaataggctacaaatgatgcaggaagtgagacagagagagggggggctgggaaatggaggtggagaggggagggtacatatgacttttaaattgtaaaaggaaaaaaaagaagaggaatgcccttttaaccaagtcttagcatatctcgccctcttgcttgtaacgggtaccatcacattactctgaccctcacgaacacacttctgaggttcacaagatgaatatgcaacaataaaattacaattcctgttcactcatgcattaaatttcaatttagtaactcatgaaatttgcctaagaaaccaaaacttatctcactcattaatttagcttaacaagttccaaaggactaaccactcaaaaaaactgtaaggctaattcctgcccatcCTACTTTAGctgagcttagtctctcaggaggagataagcgggggggggggggtgagattgagagaggggttgctaaatgttctgttgacctttatcccatcaacgtacttcacctacctaagtcatattaccccctcttctcctgactgtcgtgaacacattgttgagacccacatgataagacaaaatgctgcacccaattcatgatcactcatgcattaaatttcaatttaataacgcattaaattttcacaaacaacaaactgatcacaactgatcattaattcaccaaataaccatcaactttgcaagtaccaaacaaaaaaaactgaaagaaattggaaggctaattccagcccaccctaattttcataccctttgtttcagtgggcagtgctcgctcaagcatgaatagttttccaactttttggtgtcatttgaaagttgactttataggctttccatatctataagtcttttcccccaaagtggtacatttttttatttggcagccatttcaaaagtgtatagttttttttgggacgcactgtatataggtATATTCCcccaaagtgacatattttttgtttggtagccctttcaaaagtgtatagtttttattgagacgcactgtatatatatatatatacactgttacAAAtgttatccttaaaataaaagaagttcctgcagaacacctgtaatcttaccagattgcataatcttacaggaaattggtatttggtgtatggaatctttaATACAGATTTTCTTGAATAAAACATCCTTTCCCTTTTtgaacagacctgttctgtttaattgcagaaaattcctgttttatgaatttacagtatgattctgttattgctttctgcaaaatcttcttttttcctgtaaaatcacgtttttttaacagtgtatattTTAAATTAGAAGTAAAAAATGCACCTCTTTCTAAATATGATACACAAGGCTGATATGTCATATTTACACTGGGGGAAATATACACCGGGGCTGGGGAgattttgcccccaaaatgctcaAGAGCCCTGAAAAATTAACACAGAGCCTTTGTAAATCCCCATTCACTGTTAAAGCTTATACATTGTTACATATTTAGGCAGTAGGCTGACAAATGAAGCCcctgaaaatcattttttaaataaaatatttgcctGATTTGAATTGCATGGTTATATAATATACCACTATAATTATCTTTGAATGTTTGATTGTTCATGATTGCCATACACACAAACCACGTATATTTTCAGCAATGAGTCATATTTCTTGCAcagttttttgtatt
This region of Lytechinus pictus isolate F3 Inbred chromosome 16, Lp3.0, whole genome shotgun sequence genomic DNA includes:
- the LOC129278525 gene encoding uncharacterized protein LOC129278525, with product MLTCATFRNVDALKSTSALFLQTCYALGTIKSIGVYLPVLERDLGLTSTGIGICLGLFNAFAYGPGPVGAYFYQRLRGGFRRCLVMTGAVLATSGLVLASFVNNGVGLALCLSLAGLGSNILSISLIITMNNQSGDDFGIFYGIGNSGYAFGMALVPPLADYLMGIYGWRGSLLVIGGIMGHLIPLTLMVGLDIEGVSNIELDNSHPNERTTDEPFDTIAEETSPCTSGIQTAPLHHLNKAQAETKDVDNTASLEEFSSETSEDTSLIQGSSTGKWDKDVSNKYNVHAGKGRYSQTICSDLYAFGCRIVQDSIYNQDRLMILLMFLSAVYAIINGGWYSFLIPRAVALIDKPSKALCIAYSGAVATFVGRCSSGILVGSKLCDGKYLFLFFTLLNIASLLVDIFVPKIPVMIVTSFITSLMIAERNVLLLVICKDRAHQSHFPVILASYQIAFGVGTFLGSSFAGYVADVAGTANASFMFIAATDFLVFCLMLLSVILDRLQERNIDG